The DNA segment AGGCGATCCGCATCAAGGAGGCGCAGGGCGGCACGGTGACCGTGGCCACCATCGGCGACGCCGACAGCGAGGACGTGCTCCGTCGCTGCCTCGCGATGGGCGCCGACAGTGCCCTGCGCATCGACGACGCGCCCTTCGCCGGCAGCGACCCCTTCGCCGTCGCGCGCGGGCTGGCCGCACTGGTCGGCAAGGGCCGCTACGATCTCGTCCTCACCGGCGCACTGGCCGGCGACCAGGGCTTCGGCATGACCGGGCCGCTGCTCGCGGGCCTGCTCGACTGGCCGCATGCGACGCTCGTCACCGCGCTCGCCCTCGAGGGCGACCGCGTTCGCGTGACGCGCGAGCTGGAGGGCGGCCTCGAGGAGTCGCTGCGCCTGGCCCTGCCCGCGCTGCTCACGATCCAGACCGGCATCAACGAGCCGCGCTACGTCTCGATCATGGGCATCCGCAAGGTGCGCGCGAAGGAGATCCCCGTCCTCGACCTCGCCGCGCTGGGCCTGACGGCGGACGCGGTGAGCGCGGGCGCCAATCGCCTGCGGCGCAGGAGCCTCGCC comes from the bacterium genome and includes:
- a CDS encoding electron transfer flavoprotein subunit beta/FixA family protein produces the protein AIRIKEAQGGTVTVATIGDADSEDVLRRCLAMGADSALRIDDAPFAGSDPFAVARGLAALVGKGRYDLVLTGALAGDQGFGMTGPLLAGLLDWPHATLVTALALEGDRVRVTRELEGGLEESLRLALPALLTIQTGINEPRYVSIMGIRKVRAKEIPVLDLAALGLTADAVSAGANRLRRRSLAVPPAGKQAEMIAGRPVDIARRILELVKERA